The Struthio camelus isolate bStrCam1 chromosome 5, bStrCam1.hap1, whole genome shotgun sequence genome has a segment encoding these proteins:
- the ATL1 gene encoding atlastin-1 isoform X3 yields MARSRKERNSWAGSFAEKTYEWSSEEEESVRKAGPVQVLIVKDDHSFELDEAALNRILLSEAVRDKEVVAVSVAGAFRKGKSFLMDFMLRYMYNKEAVDWVGDYNEPLTGFSWRGGSERETTGIQIWSEVFLVDKPDGTKVAVLLMDTQGTFDSQSTLRDSATVFALSTMISSIQVYNLSQNVQEDDLQHLQLFTEYGRLAMEETFLKPFQSLIFLVRDWSFPYEFSYGSDGGARFLEKRLKVSGNQHEELQNVRKHIHSCFTNISCFLLPHPGLKVATNPNFDGKLKEIDDEFIKNLKILIPWLLSPESLDVKEINGNHITCRGLVEYFKAYIKIYQGEELPHPKSMLQATAEANNLAAVATAKDTYGRRMEEVCGGDKPFLAPNDLQSKHTELKEEAVKLFRGVKKMGGEEFSRRYLQQLENEIDELYVQYIKHNDSKNIFHAARTPATLFVVIFITYVIAGVTGFIGLDIIASLCNMIMGLTLITLCTWAYIRYSGEYRELGAVIDQVAAALWDQGSTNEALYKLYSAAATHRHLYHHAFPAQKSESTEGSERKKM; encoded by the exons CAGGTAGCTTTGCGGAGAAGACTTATGAGTGGAGCTCGGAGGAGGAGGAGTCCGTGAGGAAGGCAGGGCCGGTGCAAGTCCTCATCGTCAAAGATGACCACTCCTTTGAGCTGGACGAAGCCGCGCTGAACCGCATCCTCCTCTCGGAGGCTGTCAGAGACAAAGAGGTCGTGGCTGTGTCCGTTGCTGGAGCGTTCCGGAAAGGAAAGTCGTTCCTGATGGACTTCATGCTGCGATACATGTACAATAAG GAAGCGGTGGACTGGGTTGGAGATTACAACGAGCCGCTGACCGGCTTCTCCTGGAGGGGAGGGTCTGAGCGGGAGACGACTGGCATTCAGATATGGAGCGAGGTTTTCCTGGTGGACAAGCCCGATGGTACAAAG GTTGCAGTGTTGCTGATGGACACGCAGGGGACCTTCGACAGCCAGTCCACCCTGCGGGATTCGGCCACTGTGTTCGCCCTTAGCACCATGATCAGCTCAATACAG GTTTATAACTTGTCCCAGAACGTGCAGGAAGATGACCTGCAGCACTTGCAG CTTTTCACCGAGTACGGCCGGCTGGCCATGGAGGAGACGTTCCTGAAACCTTTCCAG tcTCTCATTTTCCTCGTTCGCGACTGGAGTTTCCCGTACGAGTTTTCCTACGGGTCGGACGGCGGCGCCCGCTTTCTGGAGAAGCGCCTGAAG GTCTCGGGCAACCAGCACGAGGAGCTGCAGAACGTCCGGAAGCACATCCACTCCTGCTTCACCAACATCTcctgcttcctcctgccccacccgGGCCTCAAAGTAGCCACCAACCCCAACTTTGATGGCAAGCTGAAAG AAATAGATGACGAGTTCATCAAGAACTTGAAGATTTTGATTCCCTGGCTGCTTAGTCCCGAGAGCCTGGACGTCAAGGAGATCAATGGGAACCATATCACCTGCCGGGGCCTCGTGGAGTACTTCAAG GCGTACATCAAGATCtaccagggggaagagctgccgCACCCCAAATCGATGCTGCAG GCCACAGCGGAAGCCAACAACTTGGCGGCGGTCGCCACTGCCAAAGACACCTACGGCAGGCGGATGGAGGAG GTCTGTGGTGGGGACAAGCCCTTCCTCGCACCCAATGACCTCCAGAGCAAACACACGGAGCTGAAGGAGGAGGCGGTGAAGCTGTTTCGCGGGGTGAAGAAGATGGGCGGGGAGGAGTTCAGCCGTCGCTACCTCCAGCAGCTGGAGAACGAGATAGACGAGCTCTACGTCCAGTACATCAAGCACAACGACAGCAAGAACATCTTCCACGCCGCCCGCACCCCCGCCACGCTCTTCGTGGTCATCTTCATCACTTACGTGATAGCTGGAGTGACCGGCTTCATTGGCCTGGACATCATAGCCAGTCTGTGCAACATGATCATGGGCTTGACACTTATCACACTGTGTACCTGGGCGTACATCAGATACTCTGGGGAGTACAGAGAACTGGGCGCAGTAATAGACCAAGTGGCCGCAGCGTTATGGGACCAG GGAAGCACAAATGAG gcattgtACAAACTGTATAGTGCAGCAGCAACTCACAGACATTTGTATCATCACGCCTTCCCTGCACAGAAATCAGAATCTACCGAGGGCTCAGAAAGGAAGAAGATGTAA
- the ATL1 gene encoding atlastin-1 isoform X2 encodes MKACLYTAECDCPARRVHTAGSFAEKTYEWSSEEEESVRKAGPVQVLIVKDDHSFELDEAALNRILLSEAVRDKEVVAVSVAGAFRKGKSFLMDFMLRYMYNKEAVDWVGDYNEPLTGFSWRGGSERETTGIQIWSEVFLVDKPDGTKVAVLLMDTQGTFDSQSTLRDSATVFALSTMISSIQVYNLSQNVQEDDLQHLQLFTEYGRLAMEETFLKPFQSLIFLVRDWSFPYEFSYGSDGGARFLEKRLKVSGNQHEELQNVRKHIHSCFTNISCFLLPHPGLKVATNPNFDGKLKEIDDEFIKNLKILIPWLLSPESLDVKEINGNHITCRGLVEYFKAYIKIYQGEELPHPKSMLQATAEANNLAAVATAKDTYGRRMEEVCGGDKPFLAPNDLQSKHTELKEEAVKLFRGVKKMGGEEFSRRYLQQLENEIDELYVQYIKHNDSKNIFHAARTPATLFVVIFITYVIAGVTGFIGLDIIASLCNMIMGLTLITLCTWAYIRYSGEYRELGAVIDQVAAALWDQALYKLYSAAATHRHLYHHAFPAQKSESTEGSERKKM; translated from the exons ATGAAGGCGTGCCTTTATACAGCAGAATGTGATTGCCCTGCAAGACGTGTTCATACCG CAGGTAGCTTTGCGGAGAAGACTTATGAGTGGAGCTCGGAGGAGGAGGAGTCCGTGAGGAAGGCAGGGCCGGTGCAAGTCCTCATCGTCAAAGATGACCACTCCTTTGAGCTGGACGAAGCCGCGCTGAACCGCATCCTCCTCTCGGAGGCTGTCAGAGACAAAGAGGTCGTGGCTGTGTCCGTTGCTGGAGCGTTCCGGAAAGGAAAGTCGTTCCTGATGGACTTCATGCTGCGATACATGTACAATAAG GAAGCGGTGGACTGGGTTGGAGATTACAACGAGCCGCTGACCGGCTTCTCCTGGAGGGGAGGGTCTGAGCGGGAGACGACTGGCATTCAGATATGGAGCGAGGTTTTCCTGGTGGACAAGCCCGATGGTACAAAG GTTGCAGTGTTGCTGATGGACACGCAGGGGACCTTCGACAGCCAGTCCACCCTGCGGGATTCGGCCACTGTGTTCGCCCTTAGCACCATGATCAGCTCAATACAG GTTTATAACTTGTCCCAGAACGTGCAGGAAGATGACCTGCAGCACTTGCAG CTTTTCACCGAGTACGGCCGGCTGGCCATGGAGGAGACGTTCCTGAAACCTTTCCAG tcTCTCATTTTCCTCGTTCGCGACTGGAGTTTCCCGTACGAGTTTTCCTACGGGTCGGACGGCGGCGCCCGCTTTCTGGAGAAGCGCCTGAAG GTCTCGGGCAACCAGCACGAGGAGCTGCAGAACGTCCGGAAGCACATCCACTCCTGCTTCACCAACATCTcctgcttcctcctgccccacccgGGCCTCAAAGTAGCCACCAACCCCAACTTTGATGGCAAGCTGAAAG AAATAGATGACGAGTTCATCAAGAACTTGAAGATTTTGATTCCCTGGCTGCTTAGTCCCGAGAGCCTGGACGTCAAGGAGATCAATGGGAACCATATCACCTGCCGGGGCCTCGTGGAGTACTTCAAG GCGTACATCAAGATCtaccagggggaagagctgccgCACCCCAAATCGATGCTGCAG GCCACAGCGGAAGCCAACAACTTGGCGGCGGTCGCCACTGCCAAAGACACCTACGGCAGGCGGATGGAGGAG GTCTGTGGTGGGGACAAGCCCTTCCTCGCACCCAATGACCTCCAGAGCAAACACACGGAGCTGAAGGAGGAGGCGGTGAAGCTGTTTCGCGGGGTGAAGAAGATGGGCGGGGAGGAGTTCAGCCGTCGCTACCTCCAGCAGCTGGAGAACGAGATAGACGAGCTCTACGTCCAGTACATCAAGCACAACGACAGCAAGAACATCTTCCACGCCGCCCGCACCCCCGCCACGCTCTTCGTGGTCATCTTCATCACTTACGTGATAGCTGGAGTGACCGGCTTCATTGGCCTGGACATCATAGCCAGTCTGTGCAACATGATCATGGGCTTGACACTTATCACACTGTGTACCTGGGCGTACATCAGATACTCTGGGGAGTACAGAGAACTGGGCGCAGTAATAGACCAAGTGGCCGCAGCGTTATGGGACCAG gcattgtACAAACTGTATAGTGCAGCAGCAACTCACAGACATTTGTATCATCACGCCTTCCCTGCACAGAAATCAGAATCTACCGAGGGCTCAGAAAGGAAGAAGATGTAA
- the ATL1 gene encoding atlastin-1 isoform X1 — protein MKACLYTAECDCPARRVHTAGSFAEKTYEWSSEEEESVRKAGPVQVLIVKDDHSFELDEAALNRILLSEAVRDKEVVAVSVAGAFRKGKSFLMDFMLRYMYNKEAVDWVGDYNEPLTGFSWRGGSERETTGIQIWSEVFLVDKPDGTKVAVLLMDTQGTFDSQSTLRDSATVFALSTMISSIQVYNLSQNVQEDDLQHLQLFTEYGRLAMEETFLKPFQSLIFLVRDWSFPYEFSYGSDGGARFLEKRLKVSGNQHEELQNVRKHIHSCFTNISCFLLPHPGLKVATNPNFDGKLKEIDDEFIKNLKILIPWLLSPESLDVKEINGNHITCRGLVEYFKAYIKIYQGEELPHPKSMLQATAEANNLAAVATAKDTYGRRMEEVCGGDKPFLAPNDLQSKHTELKEEAVKLFRGVKKMGGEEFSRRYLQQLENEIDELYVQYIKHNDSKNIFHAARTPATLFVVIFITYVIAGVTGFIGLDIIASLCNMIMGLTLITLCTWAYIRYSGEYRELGAVIDQVAAALWDQGSTNEALYKLYSAAATHRHLYHHAFPAQKSESTEGSERKKM, from the exons ATGAAGGCGTGCCTTTATACAGCAGAATGTGATTGCCCTGCAAGACGTGTTCATACCG CAGGTAGCTTTGCGGAGAAGACTTATGAGTGGAGCTCGGAGGAGGAGGAGTCCGTGAGGAAGGCAGGGCCGGTGCAAGTCCTCATCGTCAAAGATGACCACTCCTTTGAGCTGGACGAAGCCGCGCTGAACCGCATCCTCCTCTCGGAGGCTGTCAGAGACAAAGAGGTCGTGGCTGTGTCCGTTGCTGGAGCGTTCCGGAAAGGAAAGTCGTTCCTGATGGACTTCATGCTGCGATACATGTACAATAAG GAAGCGGTGGACTGGGTTGGAGATTACAACGAGCCGCTGACCGGCTTCTCCTGGAGGGGAGGGTCTGAGCGGGAGACGACTGGCATTCAGATATGGAGCGAGGTTTTCCTGGTGGACAAGCCCGATGGTACAAAG GTTGCAGTGTTGCTGATGGACACGCAGGGGACCTTCGACAGCCAGTCCACCCTGCGGGATTCGGCCACTGTGTTCGCCCTTAGCACCATGATCAGCTCAATACAG GTTTATAACTTGTCCCAGAACGTGCAGGAAGATGACCTGCAGCACTTGCAG CTTTTCACCGAGTACGGCCGGCTGGCCATGGAGGAGACGTTCCTGAAACCTTTCCAG tcTCTCATTTTCCTCGTTCGCGACTGGAGTTTCCCGTACGAGTTTTCCTACGGGTCGGACGGCGGCGCCCGCTTTCTGGAGAAGCGCCTGAAG GTCTCGGGCAACCAGCACGAGGAGCTGCAGAACGTCCGGAAGCACATCCACTCCTGCTTCACCAACATCTcctgcttcctcctgccccacccgGGCCTCAAAGTAGCCACCAACCCCAACTTTGATGGCAAGCTGAAAG AAATAGATGACGAGTTCATCAAGAACTTGAAGATTTTGATTCCCTGGCTGCTTAGTCCCGAGAGCCTGGACGTCAAGGAGATCAATGGGAACCATATCACCTGCCGGGGCCTCGTGGAGTACTTCAAG GCGTACATCAAGATCtaccagggggaagagctgccgCACCCCAAATCGATGCTGCAG GCCACAGCGGAAGCCAACAACTTGGCGGCGGTCGCCACTGCCAAAGACACCTACGGCAGGCGGATGGAGGAG GTCTGTGGTGGGGACAAGCCCTTCCTCGCACCCAATGACCTCCAGAGCAAACACACGGAGCTGAAGGAGGAGGCGGTGAAGCTGTTTCGCGGGGTGAAGAAGATGGGCGGGGAGGAGTTCAGCCGTCGCTACCTCCAGCAGCTGGAGAACGAGATAGACGAGCTCTACGTCCAGTACATCAAGCACAACGACAGCAAGAACATCTTCCACGCCGCCCGCACCCCCGCCACGCTCTTCGTGGTCATCTTCATCACTTACGTGATAGCTGGAGTGACCGGCTTCATTGGCCTGGACATCATAGCCAGTCTGTGCAACATGATCATGGGCTTGACACTTATCACACTGTGTACCTGGGCGTACATCAGATACTCTGGGGAGTACAGAGAACTGGGCGCAGTAATAGACCAAGTGGCCGCAGCGTTATGGGACCAG GGAAGCACAAATGAG gcattgtACAAACTGTATAGTGCAGCAGCAACTCACAGACATTTGTATCATCACGCCTTCCCTGCACAGAAATCAGAATCTACCGAGGGCTCAGAAAGGAAGAAGATGTAA
- the ATL1 gene encoding atlastin-1 isoform X6 — protein MARSRKERNSWGSFAEKTYEWSSEEEESVRKAGPVQVLIVKDDHSFELDEAALNRILLSEAVRDKEVVAVSVAGAFRKGKSFLMDFMLRYMYNKEAVDWVGDYNEPLTGFSWRGGSERETTGIQIWSEVFLVDKPDGTKVAVLLMDTQGTFDSQSTLRDSATVFALSTMISSIQVYNLSQNVQEDDLQHLQLFTEYGRLAMEETFLKPFQSLIFLVRDWSFPYEFSYGSDGGARFLEKRLKVSGNQHEELQNVRKHIHSCFTNISCFLLPHPGLKVATNPNFDGKLKEIDDEFIKNLKILIPWLLSPESLDVKEINGNHITCRGLVEYFKAYIKIYQGEELPHPKSMLQATAEANNLAAVATAKDTYGRRMEEVCGGDKPFLAPNDLQSKHTELKEEAVKLFRGVKKMGGEEFSRRYLQQLENEIDELYVQYIKHNDSKNIFHAARTPATLFVVIFITYVIAGVTGFIGLDIIASLCNMIMGLTLITLCTWAYIRYSGEYRELGAVIDQVAAALWDQALYKLYSAAATHRHLYHHAFPAQKSESTEGSERKKM, from the exons GTAGCTTTGCGGAGAAGACTTATGAGTGGAGCTCGGAGGAGGAGGAGTCCGTGAGGAAGGCAGGGCCGGTGCAAGTCCTCATCGTCAAAGATGACCACTCCTTTGAGCTGGACGAAGCCGCGCTGAACCGCATCCTCCTCTCGGAGGCTGTCAGAGACAAAGAGGTCGTGGCTGTGTCCGTTGCTGGAGCGTTCCGGAAAGGAAAGTCGTTCCTGATGGACTTCATGCTGCGATACATGTACAATAAG GAAGCGGTGGACTGGGTTGGAGATTACAACGAGCCGCTGACCGGCTTCTCCTGGAGGGGAGGGTCTGAGCGGGAGACGACTGGCATTCAGATATGGAGCGAGGTTTTCCTGGTGGACAAGCCCGATGGTACAAAG GTTGCAGTGTTGCTGATGGACACGCAGGGGACCTTCGACAGCCAGTCCACCCTGCGGGATTCGGCCACTGTGTTCGCCCTTAGCACCATGATCAGCTCAATACAG GTTTATAACTTGTCCCAGAACGTGCAGGAAGATGACCTGCAGCACTTGCAG CTTTTCACCGAGTACGGCCGGCTGGCCATGGAGGAGACGTTCCTGAAACCTTTCCAG tcTCTCATTTTCCTCGTTCGCGACTGGAGTTTCCCGTACGAGTTTTCCTACGGGTCGGACGGCGGCGCCCGCTTTCTGGAGAAGCGCCTGAAG GTCTCGGGCAACCAGCACGAGGAGCTGCAGAACGTCCGGAAGCACATCCACTCCTGCTTCACCAACATCTcctgcttcctcctgccccacccgGGCCTCAAAGTAGCCACCAACCCCAACTTTGATGGCAAGCTGAAAG AAATAGATGACGAGTTCATCAAGAACTTGAAGATTTTGATTCCCTGGCTGCTTAGTCCCGAGAGCCTGGACGTCAAGGAGATCAATGGGAACCATATCACCTGCCGGGGCCTCGTGGAGTACTTCAAG GCGTACATCAAGATCtaccagggggaagagctgccgCACCCCAAATCGATGCTGCAG GCCACAGCGGAAGCCAACAACTTGGCGGCGGTCGCCACTGCCAAAGACACCTACGGCAGGCGGATGGAGGAG GTCTGTGGTGGGGACAAGCCCTTCCTCGCACCCAATGACCTCCAGAGCAAACACACGGAGCTGAAGGAGGAGGCGGTGAAGCTGTTTCGCGGGGTGAAGAAGATGGGCGGGGAGGAGTTCAGCCGTCGCTACCTCCAGCAGCTGGAGAACGAGATAGACGAGCTCTACGTCCAGTACATCAAGCACAACGACAGCAAGAACATCTTCCACGCCGCCCGCACCCCCGCCACGCTCTTCGTGGTCATCTTCATCACTTACGTGATAGCTGGAGTGACCGGCTTCATTGGCCTGGACATCATAGCCAGTCTGTGCAACATGATCATGGGCTTGACACTTATCACACTGTGTACCTGGGCGTACATCAGATACTCTGGGGAGTACAGAGAACTGGGCGCAGTAATAGACCAAGTGGCCGCAGCGTTATGGGACCAG gcattgtACAAACTGTATAGTGCAGCAGCAACTCACAGACATTTGTATCATCACGCCTTCCCTGCACAGAAATCAGAATCTACCGAGGGCTCAGAAAGGAAGAAGATGTAA
- the ATL1 gene encoding atlastin-1 isoform X4 — translation MARSRKERNSWGSFAEKTYEWSSEEEESVRKAGPVQVLIVKDDHSFELDEAALNRILLSEAVRDKEVVAVSVAGAFRKGKSFLMDFMLRYMYNKEAVDWVGDYNEPLTGFSWRGGSERETTGIQIWSEVFLVDKPDGTKVAVLLMDTQGTFDSQSTLRDSATVFALSTMISSIQVYNLSQNVQEDDLQHLQLFTEYGRLAMEETFLKPFQSLIFLVRDWSFPYEFSYGSDGGARFLEKRLKVSGNQHEELQNVRKHIHSCFTNISCFLLPHPGLKVATNPNFDGKLKEIDDEFIKNLKILIPWLLSPESLDVKEINGNHITCRGLVEYFKAYIKIYQGEELPHPKSMLQATAEANNLAAVATAKDTYGRRMEEVCGGDKPFLAPNDLQSKHTELKEEAVKLFRGVKKMGGEEFSRRYLQQLENEIDELYVQYIKHNDSKNIFHAARTPATLFVVIFITYVIAGVTGFIGLDIIASLCNMIMGLTLITLCTWAYIRYSGEYRELGAVIDQVAAALWDQGSTNEALYKLYSAAATHRHLYHHAFPAQKSESTEGSERKKM, via the exons GTAGCTTTGCGGAGAAGACTTATGAGTGGAGCTCGGAGGAGGAGGAGTCCGTGAGGAAGGCAGGGCCGGTGCAAGTCCTCATCGTCAAAGATGACCACTCCTTTGAGCTGGACGAAGCCGCGCTGAACCGCATCCTCCTCTCGGAGGCTGTCAGAGACAAAGAGGTCGTGGCTGTGTCCGTTGCTGGAGCGTTCCGGAAAGGAAAGTCGTTCCTGATGGACTTCATGCTGCGATACATGTACAATAAG GAAGCGGTGGACTGGGTTGGAGATTACAACGAGCCGCTGACCGGCTTCTCCTGGAGGGGAGGGTCTGAGCGGGAGACGACTGGCATTCAGATATGGAGCGAGGTTTTCCTGGTGGACAAGCCCGATGGTACAAAG GTTGCAGTGTTGCTGATGGACACGCAGGGGACCTTCGACAGCCAGTCCACCCTGCGGGATTCGGCCACTGTGTTCGCCCTTAGCACCATGATCAGCTCAATACAG GTTTATAACTTGTCCCAGAACGTGCAGGAAGATGACCTGCAGCACTTGCAG CTTTTCACCGAGTACGGCCGGCTGGCCATGGAGGAGACGTTCCTGAAACCTTTCCAG tcTCTCATTTTCCTCGTTCGCGACTGGAGTTTCCCGTACGAGTTTTCCTACGGGTCGGACGGCGGCGCCCGCTTTCTGGAGAAGCGCCTGAAG GTCTCGGGCAACCAGCACGAGGAGCTGCAGAACGTCCGGAAGCACATCCACTCCTGCTTCACCAACATCTcctgcttcctcctgccccacccgGGCCTCAAAGTAGCCACCAACCCCAACTTTGATGGCAAGCTGAAAG AAATAGATGACGAGTTCATCAAGAACTTGAAGATTTTGATTCCCTGGCTGCTTAGTCCCGAGAGCCTGGACGTCAAGGAGATCAATGGGAACCATATCACCTGCCGGGGCCTCGTGGAGTACTTCAAG GCGTACATCAAGATCtaccagggggaagagctgccgCACCCCAAATCGATGCTGCAG GCCACAGCGGAAGCCAACAACTTGGCGGCGGTCGCCACTGCCAAAGACACCTACGGCAGGCGGATGGAGGAG GTCTGTGGTGGGGACAAGCCCTTCCTCGCACCCAATGACCTCCAGAGCAAACACACGGAGCTGAAGGAGGAGGCGGTGAAGCTGTTTCGCGGGGTGAAGAAGATGGGCGGGGAGGAGTTCAGCCGTCGCTACCTCCAGCAGCTGGAGAACGAGATAGACGAGCTCTACGTCCAGTACATCAAGCACAACGACAGCAAGAACATCTTCCACGCCGCCCGCACCCCCGCCACGCTCTTCGTGGTCATCTTCATCACTTACGTGATAGCTGGAGTGACCGGCTTCATTGGCCTGGACATCATAGCCAGTCTGTGCAACATGATCATGGGCTTGACACTTATCACACTGTGTACCTGGGCGTACATCAGATACTCTGGGGAGTACAGAGAACTGGGCGCAGTAATAGACCAAGTGGCCGCAGCGTTATGGGACCAG GGAAGCACAAATGAG gcattgtACAAACTGTATAGTGCAGCAGCAACTCACAGACATTTGTATCATCACGCCTTCCCTGCACAGAAATCAGAATCTACCGAGGGCTCAGAAAGGAAGAAGATGTAA
- the ATL1 gene encoding atlastin-1 isoform X5 codes for MARSRKERNSWAGSFAEKTYEWSSEEEESVRKAGPVQVLIVKDDHSFELDEAALNRILLSEAVRDKEVVAVSVAGAFRKGKSFLMDFMLRYMYNKEAVDWVGDYNEPLTGFSWRGGSERETTGIQIWSEVFLVDKPDGTKVAVLLMDTQGTFDSQSTLRDSATVFALSTMISSIQVYNLSQNVQEDDLQHLQLFTEYGRLAMEETFLKPFQSLIFLVRDWSFPYEFSYGSDGGARFLEKRLKVSGNQHEELQNVRKHIHSCFTNISCFLLPHPGLKVATNPNFDGKLKEIDDEFIKNLKILIPWLLSPESLDVKEINGNHITCRGLVEYFKAYIKIYQGEELPHPKSMLQATAEANNLAAVATAKDTYGRRMEEVCGGDKPFLAPNDLQSKHTELKEEAVKLFRGVKKMGGEEFSRRYLQQLENEIDELYVQYIKHNDSKNIFHAARTPATLFVVIFITYVIAGVTGFIGLDIIASLCNMIMGLTLITLCTWAYIRYSGEYRELGAVIDQVAAALWDQALYKLYSAAATHRHLYHHAFPAQKSESTEGSERKKM; via the exons CAGGTAGCTTTGCGGAGAAGACTTATGAGTGGAGCTCGGAGGAGGAGGAGTCCGTGAGGAAGGCAGGGCCGGTGCAAGTCCTCATCGTCAAAGATGACCACTCCTTTGAGCTGGACGAAGCCGCGCTGAACCGCATCCTCCTCTCGGAGGCTGTCAGAGACAAAGAGGTCGTGGCTGTGTCCGTTGCTGGAGCGTTCCGGAAAGGAAAGTCGTTCCTGATGGACTTCATGCTGCGATACATGTACAATAAG GAAGCGGTGGACTGGGTTGGAGATTACAACGAGCCGCTGACCGGCTTCTCCTGGAGGGGAGGGTCTGAGCGGGAGACGACTGGCATTCAGATATGGAGCGAGGTTTTCCTGGTGGACAAGCCCGATGGTACAAAG GTTGCAGTGTTGCTGATGGACACGCAGGGGACCTTCGACAGCCAGTCCACCCTGCGGGATTCGGCCACTGTGTTCGCCCTTAGCACCATGATCAGCTCAATACAG GTTTATAACTTGTCCCAGAACGTGCAGGAAGATGACCTGCAGCACTTGCAG CTTTTCACCGAGTACGGCCGGCTGGCCATGGAGGAGACGTTCCTGAAACCTTTCCAG tcTCTCATTTTCCTCGTTCGCGACTGGAGTTTCCCGTACGAGTTTTCCTACGGGTCGGACGGCGGCGCCCGCTTTCTGGAGAAGCGCCTGAAG GTCTCGGGCAACCAGCACGAGGAGCTGCAGAACGTCCGGAAGCACATCCACTCCTGCTTCACCAACATCTcctgcttcctcctgccccacccgGGCCTCAAAGTAGCCACCAACCCCAACTTTGATGGCAAGCTGAAAG AAATAGATGACGAGTTCATCAAGAACTTGAAGATTTTGATTCCCTGGCTGCTTAGTCCCGAGAGCCTGGACGTCAAGGAGATCAATGGGAACCATATCACCTGCCGGGGCCTCGTGGAGTACTTCAAG GCGTACATCAAGATCtaccagggggaagagctgccgCACCCCAAATCGATGCTGCAG GCCACAGCGGAAGCCAACAACTTGGCGGCGGTCGCCACTGCCAAAGACACCTACGGCAGGCGGATGGAGGAG GTCTGTGGTGGGGACAAGCCCTTCCTCGCACCCAATGACCTCCAGAGCAAACACACGGAGCTGAAGGAGGAGGCGGTGAAGCTGTTTCGCGGGGTGAAGAAGATGGGCGGGGAGGAGTTCAGCCGTCGCTACCTCCAGCAGCTGGAGAACGAGATAGACGAGCTCTACGTCCAGTACATCAAGCACAACGACAGCAAGAACATCTTCCACGCCGCCCGCACCCCCGCCACGCTCTTCGTGGTCATCTTCATCACTTACGTGATAGCTGGAGTGACCGGCTTCATTGGCCTGGACATCATAGCCAGTCTGTGCAACATGATCATGGGCTTGACACTTATCACACTGTGTACCTGGGCGTACATCAGATACTCTGGGGAGTACAGAGAACTGGGCGCAGTAATAGACCAAGTGGCCGCAGCGTTATGGGACCAG gcattgtACAAACTGTATAGTGCAGCAGCAACTCACAGACATTTGTATCATCACGCCTTCCCTGCACAGAAATCAGAATCTACCGAGGGCTCAGAAAGGAAGAAGATGTAA